The Thermincola ferriacetica region TTCTGGGTGTCATTTTCCTTATCTTGTCCCTGAAGTTCTTCAGTTTCTTAGGGCTGATGCTTACACTTTTGGAGTATATAACAAATCTAAGGTAAGCCACTTGGTCCATATCCACTACATAGCTTAAGCCGTATTTGTTCATGAACATCTCTGCCTTGGCCACCGCCTGCTGGCAGGAGCGTCCCGGCCTGTATCCATAGCTCGATGGATGAAAGTCCGGTTCAAAGATTGGTTGCAGGATGTTTAGAAGTGCTT contains the following coding sequences:
- a CDS encoding group II intron maturase-specific domain-containing protein, encoding ALLNILQPIFEPDFHPSSYGYRPGRSCQQAVAKAEMFMNKYGLSYVVDMDQVAYLRFVIYSKSVSISPKKLKNFRDKIRKMTPRNHGLSVKEMVEKLNPVLRGWANYFRIANCRTVFAELMG